TGAAAAGACTTCCTTGGGTTTCCCTCTCTCTTCTGTTGCTAACCTATGCCACCTATGGCTGGTTGATCTCCAAAGCAAAAGCACCCTTGCTTGTATGGCTGCTTGCTGTTACAGCTTCTCTTCTTCTTGTGGGAGGTTTAACCAGTCCCTTAAATAGAGTTGCGGGCTACTCCTTTGTTCTATTCAAGTCCAATCTCAGGTCTTTTACCATGACCGTTTTGGCATCTCTCTTATTCTTTGTCATGGTTGCCTGGTTTCGGGTATTTTTAGATACTTTGGTGATTTTTGCTGCTTCTATCTTGGCAAGAATAGACTTTCAAACATCTAGTTTCAGTCGGAGACAAACCTTTTGGATTTTATCTACTATATCTCTCATAGGTTTGGGCTTGGGTGCGATCGCTCAAAGATTGTTGGTGTCAACCGTACACTTACATTAGGGCTAGGGGCTAAGTTGGTCGAGATCCCCGACAACTCAGGCGAAGTCGGGGATCTCGCAAGTCCTGAGTCCCGTTAAACCTTTACGCCCAATCCAACCAACTTTTCACTCAGTTCCCACAAGCGCTGCGCTTTGTCTTCATCGCTTGCTTCCGAAGAAACCTCTTGAACAAAGGACTTGCCATCTTTCTTTTGTCGATTTCCCCAACTCCAATAAGCGCCCGATTGGTTGTATGCAGGGGAGGTTACTACTTCCGCAACCCTCTTACCAGCTTCCTCTTCAGATACAAAACCGCCAGTGATATTCTTCTGGAAAACTGGGAAAAGTTTCTGAAATAAGGGATAGTGGTCTCGGAACAGCGCTGATGTTGCAACGCATCCAGGATAGAGAGAACTGAAGGTGATGCCGTGTGACTTATGATAGCGCCGATGCAATTCTCTCATGGTCAAGATGTTGCAAACCTTGCTGTCTTTGTAAGCCTTGACAGAGTTAAACTTTTTACCGTCAATCATTGAAATTGGCTCTTTAAATCCCTCTGCAAAACCCTTGAGATCCCCTAAGTCCGGACGTGGGGGAATCTTTCCTCCCAACTCTTTGGGATTGTGTGTTACAGTTCCCAAAATCACCAACCTTGGTTCCGAAACTGGAGAATTTTTTAAATCTTCTAAGAAAAGGTTACACAAGAGGAAATGCCCCAGGTGATTTGTCGCAACGCTCAATTCATAACCTTCTGGGCTTCGCTTTGGTTCCTTTAACAAAGGCATATATATTGCCGCGTTGCATACCAATGCATCTAAAGACCTCCCCGTGTTCCGAAAGTTCTTCACAAACTGCCGAACACTTTCTAAAGAGGCTAAATCCAAATGCGCGATCGCATAGCTATCTTGAGACATACCTACAGATTGGGCAGCTTTTTCCGCCTTGGAGCAATCCCGGCAAGCCATCACCACATGCCATTGCCCGGATTGGGAAAGAACTTTTGCAGCTTGCAAACCGATTCCGGAGGAGGCACCCGTAATTATGACCGTTGACTTCCGATGTTGTTCCATTTTCTTCCGACTTCTTTAAACGATCTCCATGATTTCACATAAATTTATGGTGACGCGAAGTGAGTATCATTTATGAACGAATGTAATGATTCTTTACCGAAGAAAGACAGAGGGCAGAAGGAAAGATTGTAAATAGGAATCATAAATGATTTCTGACAAAATCAAATAGGATAGCTATATTTAAAAATGTTACTACATAACAAAACTTCAAAATTTCTTCAAAAATTTAGACTAAGCTTTCATGACATAGATTATGGTTTATCTCTGTATTTGGCTCGTAGTTGCGCTTTAGCGCTAAAGCACAACTACAAACTCATTATTTTTATAGTTTTTCAGGTTATGATAATGAACTATCTATCTAAAATCCCTCAATTTATACTTTCTTACTTATTAAAAAAAGTGAAAAAAGGGTAACGTAAATTCAGCTATTGACAGTCATTATAAAAACACAAAAGGTAACACAATGAGAACAAATTCTTTAAAAGACCCATTTCTTATTCTTATCGTTGATGATGATTCTTTTATTCGGACGCAACTTCGATTGTGCTTGGAAAAAGAAGGGTATTGGGTAACCGAAGCCAAAAATGGAGAAGATGCGATCGCACTCTGTCAAACTCTGCGTCCTGATGCGGTGCTTCTTGATGCCATGATGACTGGAATTGACGGTTTTGAGTGTTGTTCTCAGTTACGAACAATTCCTCATTGGCAGCACGTTCCTATTTTAATGATTACAGGGCTTGAAGATCAAGCGTCAGTTGACCGTGCTTTTGAAGCAGGTGCTACTGATTATGTCAACAAACCTATTCATTGGGCTGTTTTGCGCCAACGGGTGAAAAAAGCCCTCGAGCAATCTCAGCTTCATCAAAAGCTAGAAATGGCTAACCAAGAATTGCAACGATCTGCGACTACTGACGAATTAACACAAGTCGCTAATCGTCGTCACTTTGAAGAGCATTTGAAACTGGTGTGGCGGAGTATGATGCGAGAACGGTTACCCATATCTCTCATTCTGTGCGATATTGATTTTTTCAAGTTCTATAATGATACTTACGGTCATCAAACAGGCGATAAGTGCCTTTACAAAGTTGCTCAAGCTATTAGAAATGAAGCAAAGCGTTCTACCGATCTAGTCGCCCGTTATGGGGGGGAAGAATTTGCTGTCATACTACCTAATACAAGTGCTGCTGGTTCTGCTTGTGTTGCGGCAACAATTTGTTCTGCTATCCGAACATTAAATATTCCCCATATCAATTCAAAAGTGAGCGATTGTG
This genomic interval from Scytonema hofmannii PCC 7110 contains the following:
- a CDS encoding protochlorophyllide reductase; the protein is MEQHRKSTVIITGASSGIGLQAAKVLSQSGQWHVVMACRDCSKAEKAAQSVGMSQDSYAIAHLDLASLESVRQFVKNFRNTGRSLDALVCNAAIYMPLLKEPKRSPEGYELSVATNHLGHFLLCNLFLEDLKNSPVSEPRLVILGTVTHNPKELGGKIPPRPDLGDLKGFAEGFKEPISMIDGKKFNSVKAYKDSKVCNILTMRELHRRYHKSHGITFSSLYPGCVATSALFRDHYPLFQKLFPVFQKNITGGFVSEEEAGKRVAEVVTSPAYNQSGAYWSWGNRQKKDGKSFVQEVSSEASDEDKAQRLWELSEKLVGLGVKV
- a CDS encoding response regulator; this translates as MRTNSLKDPFLILIVDDDSFIRTQLRLCLEKEGYWVTEAKNGEDAIALCQTLRPDAVLLDAMMTGIDGFECCSQLRTIPHWQHVPILMITGLEDQASVDRAFEAGATDYVNKPIHWAVLRQRVKKALEQSQLHQKLEMANQELQRSATTDELTQVANRRHFEEHLKLVWRSMMRERLPISLILCDIDFFKFYNDTYGHQTGDKCLYKVAQAIRNEAKRSTDLVARYGGEEFAVILPNTSAAGSACVAATICSAIRTLNIPHINSKVSDCVTISAGVSTEIPSAHSSYEELIAMADKSLYQAKADGRNCFRHYNQQFLVIKRSHYFSNNQHSSAK